The Branchiostoma floridae strain S238N-H82 chromosome 1, Bfl_VNyyK, whole genome shotgun sequence sequence cgcgcgtgtgtgtgtgtgtgtggactgAACTGAATGTATGTATTAGCTATGGTCTTATGTGTTTGTGAAGCATAACCCAAGAAGGCCTCTGAATTGCATTAATATAAAAGTGTCAATACGTTGTGGATTGGTatactttattgcacgacagttatacatgtacaaggtacaGTGTATGTAAAATACTACAAAAATACTACAAAAGTAGATTTCCAAGGTCCATTAGCTTGATAGAAAATCTCGATACTTTTGTATCGATGTTAGTCGTAAGGTTACAGCAAGTTATCATTTGTGTTGGATGCATGCACGCATTTAACATCTGATACATAAATCGCGATATTTCTTTAAAGCTGGTACAAAAACTGTTAAGAAAATCTCGAGATTTTGTAAAACGTGTCAagaaaatctcaagatttttgtttcaaagtaaGAAAATCTTAATATTTTTGGACATATATTGCATGAGATTTTTAAATTGGATGCACAGCGAATATTAAATTAACGTTAGCCTTAAAGAAAATCTAGTGGTTTTGTAGGAGCTTTAAGGAAGATCTCAcaaaaatcttaagattttcTATACATAAATCTTGAGATTTTCTTAACATCTAATacaaaaatctcaagatttctTTACAGCTGGTACAAAATGAGTATCTCGATATTTTTGTATCAACTTCAGCTACAATCAGAACATCgagatttgtatttgtattccTAATACAGGGCTAAGTTCAATTTGCACATAAAGAGAATAATATCTATAGACAATCTTTTAGAACAGCTAACACCTCTGATCCACTTTTCCACGGTACAACTTTGGCTCTTAGCGATATTTTTGCCAACTTTTCGATCAGCCTAAATCCTCTCCTGGCCATGACAATATCCGACCCTGACAACTCCTTACATGGGCACAGATCGTTAACCCCATCCCCTACATACACAACCTTGTCATATACAACACTGTCCTGCGCTTGAATTCCTATATACTCTAACAGTATCGTCTTCTTACATATGTTTACAGGGCAAGACTTGCAAGCATGGTTGTGAAACGGCTCTATTTGCAGGCAGTTTGAATCGTCAAAGTGTGCCGGGTTTGTGAATATGTTATTGACAGCATGTTTCACCCCACCTGCCTTTAGAATGGTCTCTATGAACACCGTGTTGGAGTCTGAAATGAcgatacagtcaaacttggcgCTGTTACTAGCAATGAACTTTAAGACATTTCGCATATTTTTCGTGAAAGGAATTTTCTTTAAGGAGTCGAGGATGTCGTCGGGCGTCGTTCCGCTGTCATGGAGATATCGGAAGATGTTTTCCATGTACTGTGTCCAGTAGCCGTTGCGGTACGTCTGTTGGAGCCAATGGGGTGCCTGTCCTGCAGGGGCGAGCTTCGTGACCCATGTATCGCCGTCCTCGTCAATGATGGTGTTGTCGAAGTCAAACACAACCAGGACTTCCTTCTTCTCCTGTGCCATCCTCTACAAGTGATAAGACACAGAATGCGCATACATACATTCATGAATACTTGTTGATTAGAGAAACAAGAGtgcggagacc is a genomic window containing:
- the LOC118426741 gene encoding pyridoxal phosphate phosphatase PHOSPHO2-like, which encodes MAQEKKEVLVVFDFDNTIIDEDGDTWVTKLAPAGQAPHWLQQTYRNGYWTQYMENIFRYLHDSGTTPDDILDSLKKIPFTKNMRNVLKFIASNSAKFDCIVISDSNTVFIETILKAAVKKS